A section of the Candidatus Binatus sp. genome encodes:
- a CDS encoding FHA domain-containing protein, translating into AAPAAAAPEAAPAAAPAESSDANAAPAAGAEAASAEAPKSEAPTGEIKPEAAPESAPSAPTAAAAGAPFKAKLSVVRGGRKGQEFPLEDGNNLVGRWDPETGSFPEVDLDADDPEAKISRKHALIRIDGGKITIEDIGSLNGTYVNRQPRLSPGAPAELKSGDEVIIGKTFLKLVVETIS; encoded by the coding sequence CGCAGCGCCTGCCGCCGCGGCTCCTGAAGCAGCTCCCGCAGCAGCCCCGGCTGAAAGTAGCGACGCGAACGCGGCGCCTGCGGCCGGGGCGGAGGCTGCGAGCGCCGAAGCGCCCAAGTCGGAAGCGCCCACCGGTGAGATCAAGCCGGAAGCGGCGCCCGAGAGTGCGCCGTCAGCTCCAACCGCGGCCGCCGCCGGCGCGCCGTTCAAGGCGAAGCTGTCGGTGGTTCGCGGCGGACGCAAGGGCCAGGAATTTCCGCTCGAAGATGGCAACAACCTGGTCGGCAGATGGGATCCCGAGACCGGATCATTTCCGGAAGTGGATCTCGACGCCGACGATCCCGAAGCCAAGATCTCGCGCAAGCATGCGCTGATTCGAATCGACGGCGGCAAGATCACGATCGAGGACATCGGCAGCCTCAACGGCACCTACGTGAATCGTCAGCCGCGCCTGTCGCCGGGCGCTCCGGCCGAGCTCAAGTCGGGCGACGAGGTGATCATCGGGAAAACGTTCCTCAAGCTGGTGGTAGAAACGATATCTTGA